From the genome of Segatella hominis, one region includes:
- a CDS encoding ATP-dependent DNA helicase RecQ, protein MTDKFQEILRTYWGYPDFRGIQRDIIESISQGKDTLGLMPTGGGKSITFQVPALAQDGVCIVITPLIALMKDQVSHLKERGILADAIYADRSRSEIIQTLENCIFGGVKILYVSPERLSTDIFQTKLRHIKVSFITVDEAHCISQWGYDFRPSYLKISDIRKLKPGTPILALTATATPEVVDDIQNQLQFSEKNVFKMSFERKNLAYIVRITTDKHGEMVHILKCVQGSAIIYVRSRRRTKEIAEILNKNGIPATFYHAGLDPAVKDERQREWQEDQIRVMVATNAFGMGIDKPDVRMVIHIDCPDSLEAYFQEAGRAGRDGNKSYAVLLYDASDERKLTKRINDTFPEKELIRDIYEHLAYFFQIGVGSGCGKTFEFNIEKFSYIYKYYPTKVDAALRILEQCGYIHYEDNPDGKARLMFNLNRSDLYLLDNLSENEDQVVTSLLRVYGGLFTDFVYIDESLIAQQAELSIQQVYFALKCLATKHIITFVPRRKIPYITYTRDRIDGDKVVITQEAYENRKEQFVKRINSMIAYAQTDFICRSRQLLRYFGEETKEDCKQCDVCLEHKDNDSVAKQMFEKAKESILQILGDQKKHHITELREIQVPSQQLENALEMLVSENQIHIDGSYIYL, encoded by the coding sequence ATGACAGATAAATTTCAAGAGATATTGCGAACATACTGGGGGTATCCTGACTTCCGTGGCATACAGAGAGACATTATCGAAAGTATATCACAGGGTAAGGATACCCTCGGTCTTATGCCTACTGGTGGTGGAAAATCCATCACTTTTCAGGTTCCTGCACTCGCCCAGGATGGCGTTTGCATCGTGATTACGCCCCTCATAGCCCTCATGAAAGACCAGGTTAGCCACCTCAAGGAACGCGGTATCCTGGCAGATGCTATCTATGCCGACAGATCCAGAAGTGAAATCATACAGACACTTGAGAATTGTATCTTTGGCGGAGTCAAGATTCTGTATGTCTCTCCAGAAAGACTTTCTACGGATATTTTCCAGACCAAATTACGCCACATCAAAGTAAGCTTTATCACAGTGGATGAAGCCCACTGCATCAGTCAGTGGGGATATGATTTCCGTCCTTCTTATCTGAAGATTTCAGATATCAGAAAGCTGAAACCGGGAACACCTATCCTGGCACTTACTGCCACGGCTACCCCAGAAGTCGTAGATGATATCCAGAACCAACTCCAGTTTTCAGAAAAGAATGTGTTCAAAATGAGTTTTGAACGCAAAAACCTGGCATATATTGTACGCATTACGACCGACAAGCATGGCGAAATGGTTCATATCCTGAAATGTGTACAGGGTTCTGCCATCATCTATGTTAGAAGCCGCCGCCGTACGAAGGAAATAGCAGAAATCCTCAATAAGAACGGCATCCCTGCCACTTTCTATCATGCAGGACTTGACCCTGCCGTAAAGGATGAACGACAGAGAGAGTGGCAGGAAGATCAGATAAGAGTGATGGTTGCTACCAATGCCTTCGGTATGGGTATCGACAAACCCGATGTGAGAATGGTCATCCATATAGATTGCCCAGACTCTCTGGAAGCTTATTTCCAGGAGGCTGGTCGTGCGGGTAGAGATGGCAACAAATCATACGCAGTACTACTCTATGATGCCAGCGACGAACGCAAACTGACCAAACGCATCAACGATACCTTTCCTGAGAAAGAACTAATCAGGGATATCTACGAACACCTCGCCTATTTCTTCCAAATAGGTGTGGGGAGCGGTTGCGGAAAAACTTTCGAATTCAACATAGAGAAATTCAGCTATATCTATAAGTATTACCCTACAAAAGTAGATGCTGCTTTGAGAATACTGGAACAGTGTGGTTACATTCATTACGAAGACAATCCCGACGGGAAAGCCCGCCTCATGTTCAACCTGAACAGAAGCGACCTTTATCTACTGGATAATCTGTCAGAAAATGAAGACCAGGTTGTCACGTCCCTCCTACGCGTTTACGGAGGACTCTTCACAGACTTCGTATATATCGACGAATCTCTGATAGCCCAACAGGCAGAATTGAGTATCCAGCAGGTATATTTCGCATTGAAATGCCTTGCCACCAAACATATCATCACTTTCGTTCCTCGTAGAAAAATCCCGTATATCACCTATACCCGGGATAGAATTGATGGAGATAAGGTCGTCATCACCCAAGAAGCATACGAAAACAGAAAAGAACAATTCGTAAAACGTATCAACAGTATGATAGCATATGCACAAACAGACTTTATCTGCCGTTCACGACAACTCTTACGCTATTTCGGAGAAGAAACCAAGGAGGATTGCAAGCAATGCGATGTCTGTCTGGAACACAAAGACAACGATTCTGTAGCCAAACAGATGTTTGAAAAGGCAAAAGAAAGTATTCTCCAGATATTAGGTGATCAAAAGAAACACCACATTACAGAATTAAGAGAGATACAAGTACCGAGCCAGCAGTTAGAAAATGCTTTAGAAATGCTGGTATCAGAAAACCAGATACATATAGACGGCAGTTATATCTATCTGTAA
- a CDS encoding acyl-[acyl-carrier-protein] thioesterase: MELLSKVGRYEFLSEPFHCDFSSHLFMGHLGNHLLNAADFHSNDRGYGMNYLMPRHKTWVLSRLAIEMTEMPKSYDKFYVETWVENAMKYFTARDFKICGKLAADEEEEKVYGYGKSVWAMIDTETRQPVDIFSIHDGLIKEYIEEEKECPIAASSRVKMSADAKFVRSIDTYYNDVDVNGHINSVKYIEHILDLFDLDYYKTHFLQRFEIAYVAESHQGDRLNFYQEEVNEGEYCIKITKICKNDAKEVEVVRSKAKFVKK; encoded by the coding sequence ATGGAATTATTAAGTAAAGTAGGAAGATACGAGTTTCTTTCGGAACCTTTTCATTGTGACTTTTCCAGTCACCTGTTTATGGGGCATTTGGGCAATCATTTGTTGAATGCTGCCGATTTTCATAGCAACGACCGTGGTTATGGCATGAACTATCTCATGCCACGACATAAGACCTGGGTGCTTAGTCGCTTGGCCATTGAGATGACCGAGATGCCAAAGTCGTATGACAAGTTCTATGTTGAGACCTGGGTGGAGAATGCCATGAAGTATTTCACAGCCCGTGATTTCAAGATATGTGGTAAGCTTGCTGCTGATGAAGAAGAGGAGAAGGTATATGGCTATGGCAAGAGTGTGTGGGCGATGATAGATACTGAGACCCGACAGCCGGTAGATATATTCTCCATCCATGATGGACTTATCAAGGAGTATATCGAGGAAGAGAAAGAATGTCCTATAGCAGCCAGTTCTCGTGTCAAGATGTCTGCCGATGCCAAGTTTGTGCGCAGTATCGACACCTATTATAATGATGTAGATGTCAATGGACATATCAATTCAGTGAAATATATCGAACATATTCTTGATTTATTCGACTTGGATTACTACAAGACCCATTTTTTGCAGAGATTTGAAATTGCATACGTGGCAGAGAGTCATCAGGGCGACCGTCTCAATTTCTATCAGGAGGAAGTAAATGAGGGAGAATATTGCATAAAGATAACAAAAATCTGCAAAAATGACGCAAAAGAAGTCGAAGTTGTAAGAAGTAAAGCGAAATTTGTAAAAAAGTGA
- the ilvB gene encoding biosynthetic-type acetolactate synthase large subunit, translating into MAKEVITGAEALMRSLKAEGVTTIFGYPGGSIMPVFDSLYGYTRGENKVFDHILVRHEQAAAHAAQGYARVSGEVGVTLVTSGPGATNTLTGIADAMMDSTPIVVIAGQVGVGALGTDAFQEVDLVGVTQPISKWAYQIRRPEDVAWAVSRAFYIARSGRPGPVVLDFTKNAQIATCEWEPVKCEKVTSYNPYPAIDAKAVEEAAELINNAKRPFALVGHGVELGGAHNELIEFLEKADIPAGRTLLGLSALPSNHPLNMGMLGMHGSYATNMKTQECDVLIAIGMRFSDRITGVPSKYAKQAKIIHLDIDKAEIDKVIKTDVAVIGDCKQTLPAITRLLNKNVHREWRDSFEVYRQQEQEKVIEKDIHPTEGPLLMGEVTNVVTEATHNEAVLVNDVGQNQMISSRYFKFTKKLSIVTSGGFGTMGFGLPAAIGATFGAPDRTICCFFGDGGFQMNIQELGTIMEQQAPVKMILLNNNYLGNVRQWQDLMFEGRRSFTHMLNPRYEEIAKAYGIPYDVVIDRKDLKAKVEKMIATKGPYLLECAIKEDEDIVPMTLPGKSVDEMQLELHY; encoded by the coding sequence ATGGCAAAAGAAGTAATAACAGGAGCAGAAGCGTTGATGCGCTCCCTGAAAGCTGAGGGTGTAACAACCATTTTCGGTTATCCGGGGGGAAGCATCATGCCAGTGTTTGATTCACTGTATGGTTACACGAGAGGAGAAAATAAGGTGTTTGATCACATCTTGGTACGTCACGAGCAGGCTGCTGCTCATGCTGCACAGGGCTATGCTCGAGTCAGCGGCGAAGTGGGCGTGACACTCGTGACCAGTGGTCCTGGAGCAACAAATACTTTGACTGGTATTGCTGATGCCATGATGGATTCTACACCTATCGTGGTTATTGCTGGTCAGGTAGGTGTAGGCGCCTTGGGAACGGATGCGTTCCAGGAGGTTGATCTGGTGGGTGTTACCCAACCTATCTCTAAATGGGCTTATCAGATTCGTCGTCCTGAGGATGTGGCTTGGGCTGTGAGCCGTGCTTTCTATATTGCCCGCAGCGGTCGTCCAGGTCCTGTCGTTCTCGACTTTACCAAGAATGCCCAGATTGCTACTTGTGAGTGGGAACCTGTGAAATGTGAGAAGGTTACCTCTTACAATCCTTATCCTGCCATAGATGCCAAGGCTGTAGAGGAGGCAGCTGAATTGATCAATAATGCCAAGCGCCCATTTGCGCTGGTAGGTCATGGCGTGGAATTGGGTGGTGCTCACAATGAGTTGATTGAATTTCTGGAGAAGGCTGATATTCCTGCAGGTCGTACGCTGCTCGGTCTTTCTGCTTTACCAAGCAATCATCCGTTGAATATGGGTATGCTCGGTATGCACGGTTCGTATGCTACCAACATGAAGACTCAGGAGTGTGATGTGCTGATCGCTATTGGTATGCGTTTCAGCGACCGTATTACTGGTGTTCCTTCCAAATATGCTAAGCAGGCTAAAATCATCCATCTGGATATAGACAAGGCTGAAATTGACAAGGTCATCAAGACGGATGTTGCTGTGATAGGTGACTGTAAGCAGACTTTGCCGGCAATTACCCGTTTGCTGAACAAGAATGTTCACCGTGAGTGGAGAGATTCATTCGAGGTTTATCGCCAGCAGGAGCAGGAGAAGGTAATCGAGAAGGATATCCATCCTACAGAGGGTCCTCTGCTGATGGGCGAGGTGACCAATGTGGTAACGGAAGCTACCCATAATGAGGCTGTTCTCGTGAACGACGTAGGTCAGAACCAGATGATCAGTAGCCGCTACTTCAAGTTCACCAAGAAACTGAGTATTGTTACCAGTGGTGGATTTGGAACTATGGGATTCGGTCTTCCTGCTGCTATCGGTGCAACCTTTGGTGCTCCAGACAGAACCATCTGCTGTTTCTTCGGTGATGGCGGTTTCCAGATGAATATCCAGGAATTGGGTACGATCATGGAGCAGCAGGCACCTGTGAAGATGATTCTCCTGAACAACAATTATCTTGGCAATGTACGTCAGTGGCAAGACCTGATGTTTGAAGGCCGTCGCTCCTTTACCCACATGCTGAACCCTCGTTATGAGGAAATAGCCAAGGCTTACGGCATTCCTTACGATGTGGTCATCGACCGCAAGGATCTGAAGGCGAAAGTGGAGAAGATGATTGCTACCAAGGGGCCTTACCTTCTGGAGTGCGCCATCAAGGAAGATGAGGACATCGTTCCGATGACCTTGCCTGGCAAGAGTGTTGATGAAATGCAGTTGGAACTTCATTACTAA
- the ilvC gene encoding ketol-acid reductoisomerase: protein MAEMNFGGVMETVVTSHEFSLEKAREVLKNETIAVIGYGIQGPGQACNLRDNGFNVIVGQRQGKTYEKCLKDGWVPGKTLFSIEEAAEKGTIICMLLSDAGQIACWPKIKPHLTAGKTLYYSHGFAINWSDRTGVVPPKDIDVIMVAPKGSGTSLRTMFCEGRGLNCSYAVYQDASGKAEEKTIAFGIGIGAGYLFKTTFQREATSDLTGERGSLMGAIEGLLEAQYDVLRENGHSPSEAFNETVEELTQSLGPLFGEKGMDWMYANCSTTAQRGALDWAPRFREAIKPVMEWLYYSVKTGNEAQISIDKNSQADYREKLNAELEAMRNKEMWQAGVTVRKLRPENN from the coding sequence ATGGCAGAAATGAATTTCGGTGGCGTAATGGAAACTGTTGTCACCAGTCATGAATTTTCATTGGAGAAAGCACGTGAAGTATTGAAGAACGAAACTATCGCAGTTATCGGTTATGGTATTCAGGGTCCTGGTCAGGCTTGTAACCTTCGCGATAATGGTTTCAATGTCATCGTTGGACAGCGTCAGGGTAAAACCTATGAGAAGTGTCTGAAGGATGGTTGGGTTCCTGGTAAGACTTTGTTCTCTATCGAGGAAGCTGCAGAAAAGGGTACTATCATCTGTATGTTGCTTTCTGATGCCGGTCAGATTGCTTGCTGGCCAAAAATCAAGCCACACCTCACAGCAGGTAAGACTTTGTATTATTCACATGGTTTCGCTATCAACTGGAGCGATCGCACAGGCGTAGTTCCACCTAAGGATATTGATGTTATCATGGTTGCACCTAAGGGTTCTGGTACTTCTCTCCGCACAATGTTCTGCGAGGGTCGTGGTTTGAACTGCTCTTACGCTGTATATCAGGATGCATCTGGTAAAGCAGAGGAAAAGACTATTGCATTCGGTATCGGTATCGGTGCAGGATATTTGTTCAAGACTACATTCCAGCGTGAGGCTACTTCTGACCTTACTGGTGAGCGTGGTTCTTTGATGGGTGCTATCGAGGGTCTTTTGGAGGCTCAGTACGATGTACTTCGTGAGAACGGTCACTCTCCATCTGAGGCTTTCAACGAGACTGTTGAGGAGCTGACTCAGAGCCTTGGCCCTCTCTTCGGTGAGAAGGGTATGGATTGGATGTATGCTAACTGTTCTACAACTGCACAGCGTGGTGCTCTTGACTGGGCTCCTCGTTTCCGTGAGGCTATCAAGCCTGTTATGGAGTGGTTGTATTACTCTGTTAAGACTGGTAATGAGGCTCAGATTTCTATCGACAAGAACTCTCAGGCTGATTACCGTGAGAAGTTGAACGCTGAACTCGAGGCTATGCGCAACAAGGAAATGTGGCAGGCTGGTGTTACAGTTCGTAAACTTCGTCCAGAAAATAACTAA
- a CDS encoding OmpA family protein → MKKLVLLFAAVAMAVSVSAQTVTESKTFDNFYIGVNGGVMTKTTNHSWLNNLNSNAGLRIGRWFTPVFGLAAESNVYFNDHNAYPSKTTVRYMNTSLIGTVNLSNWFAGYKGEPRTFEVIPVYGLGWAHSFGTANNWNALTSKAGIDFAVNFGADKAWQFYVEPSMNWALNGDGYEGVAYDINKSGFQLNAGFIYKFKNSNGSHNFTIAQLRDQSEIDGLNSQINDLRNDLNNKDSQLSAKDKQIKDLQNALDECNKKPKYVKPATATNLQPTVLFQQGKFNVEKSQMPNIELISQYMKNHPEANIEIKGYASPEGPKELNQKLSEKRAEAVKNVLVKKYKIAADRLTTKGMGATDKLFKQVEFNRVSTFNDNSVAE, encoded by the coding sequence ATGAAAAAGTTAGTTTTATTGTTTGCTGCCGTAGCTATGGCAGTATCAGTATCAGCTCAGACTGTTACTGAAAGCAAGACTTTCGACAACTTCTACATCGGCGTTAATGGCGGTGTAATGACAAAGACAACAAATCACAGTTGGTTGAATAACCTCAACTCTAATGCTGGTCTTCGTATCGGTCGTTGGTTTACTCCAGTATTCGGTTTGGCTGCTGAGAGCAATGTTTACTTCAACGATCACAACGCATATCCATCAAAGACTACTGTTCGTTATATGAACACAAGCTTGATTGGTACTGTAAACTTGAGCAACTGGTTTGCTGGTTACAAGGGTGAGCCACGTACATTCGAGGTTATCCCTGTTTATGGTCTTGGTTGGGCACACTCTTTCGGTACAGCAAATAACTGGAATGCTTTGACTTCTAAGGCTGGTATCGATTTCGCAGTTAACTTCGGTGCTGACAAGGCATGGCAGTTCTATGTAGAGCCATCTATGAACTGGGCTTTGAATGGTGATGGTTATGAGGGTGTTGCTTATGACATCAACAAGTCTGGCTTCCAGTTGAACGCTGGTTTCATCTACAAGTTCAAGAACTCTAACGGTTCTCACAACTTCACAATCGCTCAGCTCCGTGATCAGTCTGAGATCGATGGTTTGAACAGCCAGATCAACGACCTCCGCAACGATTTGAATAACAAGGATTCTCAGCTCTCAGCTAAGGACAAGCAGATCAAGGATCTTCAGAACGCTCTTGACGAGTGCAACAAGAAGCCTAAGTATGTAAAGCCAGCTACAGCTACAAACTTGCAGCCTACTGTATTGTTCCAGCAGGGCAAGTTTAATGTAGAGAAGAGTCAGATGCCTAACATCGAGTTGATTTCTCAGTATATGAAGAATCACCCAGAGGCTAACATCGAGATTAAGGGTTATGCTTCTCCAGAGGGTCCTAAGGAGTTGAATCAGAAGCTTTCAGAGAAGCGTGCTGAGGCAGTTAAGAATGTATTGGTAAAGAAGTACAAGATTGCTGCTGACCGTTTGACAACTAAGGGTATGGGCGCAACAGACAAGCTTTTCAAGCAGGTTGAGTTCAACCGCGTTTCTACTTTCAACGACAACAGCGTTGCTGAGTAA
- the recJ gene encoding single-stranded-DNA-specific exonuclease RecJ → MHFKWNYEAPTPEQEKAAKELGEKLSISPILGQLLIQRGITTESAAKRFFRPQLADLINPFLMKDMDIAVDRLNDAMGRKERILVYGDYDVDGCTAVALVYKFLQQFYSNIDYYIPDRYDEGYGVSKKGIDFANETGVKLIIILDCGIKAIKEIEYAKSLGIDFIICDHHVPDEVMPPAVAILNPKRPDDTFPFKHLCGCGVGFKFMQAFAKNNNIPFSRLIPLLDFCAVSIAADIVPVEEENRILAFHGLKLLNTNPSIGLRSIIDICGLNGREISMSDIVFKIGPRINASGRMENGKLSVDLLVERDFATAIRMAKHINEYNEQRKDIDKQMTEEANGIVSRLETQKHNSSIVLYDEGWKKGVIGIVASRLTEIYFRPTVVLTKDGDMATGSARSVTGFDVYSAIKSCRDILMNFGGHTYAAGLTLKWDKVKEFRERFQKYVEEHIAPEQTEALLHIDAEIDFKDITKHLYSDLKRFAPFGPGNQKPIFCTTKVYDYGTSKVVGREQEHIKLELVDSKSSNVVNGIAFGQSAAARYIKSKRSFDIVYTIEDNIFKKNQVQLQIEDIRPNNSEK, encoded by the coding sequence AGGACAGCTTCTCATCCAAAGAGGCATTACGACAGAATCGGCAGCCAAACGTTTTTTCAGACCCCAGCTTGCCGACCTGATCAATCCATTCCTCATGAAGGATATGGACATAGCCGTTGACCGCCTCAATGATGCGATGGGACGCAAGGAGCGCATCCTTGTCTATGGCGATTACGACGTAGATGGATGCACTGCCGTAGCTTTGGTCTATAAGTTCCTGCAGCAATTCTATTCCAACATCGATTACTATATCCCCGACAGATATGATGAGGGATACGGAGTCAGCAAGAAAGGAATAGACTTTGCCAACGAGACAGGTGTAAAACTGATCATCATCCTTGACTGTGGCATCAAAGCCATCAAGGAAATAGAATATGCCAAGTCTCTTGGCATAGATTTCATCATTTGTGATCACCACGTACCAGACGAGGTGATGCCTCCTGCTGTGGCTATTCTCAACCCTAAGCGTCCTGACGATACCTTTCCGTTCAAGCACCTTTGCGGATGTGGCGTAGGCTTTAAATTCATGCAGGCTTTCGCCAAGAACAACAACATTCCGTTCTCCAGACTCATCCCGCTGCTCGACTTCTGTGCCGTAAGCATCGCTGCCGACATCGTGCCTGTTGAGGAAGAAAACCGTATCCTCGCTTTCCATGGTCTCAAGTTGCTCAATACCAATCCAAGTATCGGTTTGCGTTCCATCATTGATATCTGCGGACTCAATGGCAGAGAGATCTCAATGAGCGACATCGTATTCAAGATTGGTCCACGCATCAATGCTTCAGGAAGAATGGAAAACGGCAAACTGAGCGTTGACCTGCTGGTAGAAAGAGATTTTGCTACTGCCATCCGCATGGCAAAACACATCAATGAATACAACGAACAACGTAAGGACATCGACAAGCAGATGACGGAGGAAGCCAATGGTATCGTGTCAAGACTCGAAACCCAGAAGCACAACTCCAGTATTGTGCTCTACGATGAAGGATGGAAAAAAGGAGTCATCGGCATTGTTGCCTCAAGACTCACGGAAATCTATTTCCGCCCTACCGTCGTTCTGACCAAAGATGGTGACATGGCCACAGGCTCAGCACGCAGTGTTACGGGCTTTGATGTCTATTCTGCCATCAAGAGTTGCCGCGATATTCTCATGAATTTCGGTGGACATACATACGCTGCCGGACTTACTCTGAAATGGGATAAGGTAAAAGAATTCAGAGAAAGATTCCAGAAATATGTAGAGGAACATATCGCTCCAGAGCAGACAGAAGCCTTGCTTCATATTGACGCGGAGATTGATTTCAAAGACATCACCAAGCACCTGTACAGTGACCTGAAACGGTTTGCACCTTTTGGACCAGGCAATCAAAAGCCGATATTCTGCACGACCAAAGTGTATGACTATGGTACAAGCAAAGTAGTAGGAAGGGAACAGGAGCACATCAAGCTGGAACTTGTGGACTCTAAGTCGAGCAACGTGGTCAACGGCATTGCCTTCGGACAAAGTGCCGCTGCACGATACATCAAGAGCAAACGGAGTTTCGACATTGTATATACCATAGAAGACAATATCTTCAAGAAGAATCAGGTACAACTGCAAATTGAGGATATCCGTCCGAACAACAGTGAGAAATAG
- the ilvN gene encoding acetolactate synthase small subunit: MDNNSDKKLYTLLVYSENIAGILNQITAVFTRRQVNIESLNVSASSIKNIHKYTITVWSDPEQIEKINKAIEKKIDVVKSDYYADDQIFIHEVALFKISTPVLLENPEVSRTIRKHDARMMEVNPTYSTVLLAGLTEDIADLFHKLNSFDCLLQYTRSGRIAVTRSFDEPISDYLKQSAEE, from the coding sequence ATGGACAATAATAGTGACAAGAAATTATATACATTGCTTGTTTATTCAGAGAACATTGCGGGTATCCTGAATCAGATTACCGCAGTATTCACCCGCAGACAAGTAAATATCGAGAGCCTGAACGTATCGGCCAGCAGCATCAAGAATATCCACAAATATACCATTACGGTATGGAGTGATCCTGAGCAGATAGAGAAAATCAATAAGGCGATAGAGAAGAAAATCGATGTCGTGAAGAGTGATTACTATGCGGATGATCAGATTTTCATCCATGAGGTGGCTCTTTTCAAGATTTCAACTCCTGTTCTGCTGGAAAACCCTGAGGTTTCCCGTACAATCCGCAAGCATGATGCTCGTATGATGGAGGTTAATCCAACTTACAGTACGGTACTCTTGGCTGGTTTGACAGAGGATATTGCAGACTTGTTCCATAAGTTGAACAGTTTTGATTGTCTCTTGCAATATACCCGCTCAGGCCGTATTGCAGTCACAAGAAGTTTCGATGAGCCTATCTCAGATTATCTGAAGCAGAGTGCGGAGGAATAA
- the ilvD gene encoding dihydroxy-acid dehydratase: MKHPLRSSVCTEGRRMAGARALWVAAGMKHEQFGKPIIAIVNSFTQFVPGHTHLHEIGQIVKKEIEAMGCYAAEFNTIAVDDGIAMGHDGMLYSLPSRDIIADSVEYMVNAHKADAMICISNCDKVTPGMLMASMRLNIPTIFCSGGPMEAGRWKGENADLITAMIKGADTSVSDEEMKQIEQCACPGCGSCSGMFTANSMNSLTEAIGLSLPGNGTILATHKNRIQLFKDAARQVVKNAYAYYEDGDESVLPRNIATRDAFLNAMTLDIAMGGSTNTVLHLLAVAQEAGADFKMEDIDQLSRKVPCLCKLAPNTQKYSVQECNRAGGIMGILNELNKGGLINGSVKRVDGKTLDEQMKKYDITGSELDPEADRIYHSAPGRKFSTQMGSQDAQWESLDTDRENGCIRDLEHAYTKDGGLAVLFGNIAQNGCVVKTAGVDPVLWHFEGPAVCFDSQEDACEGILDGKVNSGDCVVITHEGPKGGPGMQEMLYPTSYIKSRHLGKECALITDGRFSGGTSGLSIGHISPEAAAGGNIGKIKDGDIIVIDIPSRSINVKLSDEELAARPQQPLKRNRVVSKALRAYAQSVSSADKGGVRIID; this comes from the coding sequence ATGAAACATCCATTAAGAAGTAGCGTCTGTACTGAAGGCAGAAGAATGGCAGGTGCCCGTGCACTTTGGGTAGCTGCAGGTATGAAACATGAGCAGTTTGGCAAACCAATTATTGCTATTGTGAATAGCTTTACACAGTTTGTGCCTGGTCATACTCATCTTCATGAAATCGGTCAGATAGTCAAGAAGGAAATTGAGGCAATGGGTTGTTATGCAGCCGAATTTAATACCATCGCTGTAGATGATGGTATTGCTATGGGTCATGACGGAATGCTTTACTCTTTGCCAAGCCGTGACATTATCGCAGATTCTGTAGAGTATATGGTCAATGCTCATAAGGCTGATGCCATGATTTGTATCTCTAATTGTGATAAGGTGACTCCTGGTATGCTCATGGCATCTATGCGCTTGAACATTCCTACTATATTCTGCTCTGGCGGCCCTATGGAAGCTGGTCGTTGGAAGGGTGAGAATGCTGACTTGATTACAGCTATGATCAAGGGTGCTGACACCAGTGTTTCTGATGAGGAGATGAAGCAGATAGAACAATGTGCTTGTCCTGGTTGTGGTAGCTGTTCGGGTATGTTCACTGCCAATTCTATGAACTCGCTGACTGAGGCTATTGGTTTGAGTCTCCCAGGAAATGGTACAATCTTGGCAACACACAAGAATCGTATCCAACTCTTCAAGGATGCTGCTCGTCAGGTAGTGAAGAATGCTTATGCTTATTATGAGGATGGTGATGAGAGTGTTTTGCCACGTAATATTGCAACACGTGATGCTTTCCTCAATGCAATGACTCTCGATATCGCAATGGGTGGTAGTACCAATACGGTGCTTCATCTTTTAGCAGTAGCTCAGGAAGCTGGTGCTGATTTCAAGATGGAGGATATCGATCAGTTGAGCCGCAAGGTTCCTTGTCTCTGCAAGTTGGCTCCAAATACTCAGAAATATAGTGTTCAGGAGTGCAATCGTGCGGGTGGTATCATGGGTATCCTGAATGAGTTGAACAAGGGTGGCTTGATCAATGGTAGCGTAAAACGTGTTGATGGAAAGACACTTGATGAGCAGATGAAGAAATATGATATCACAGGTTCTGAGCTTGATCCAGAGGCAGATAGAATCTATCATTCTGCACCTGGTAGAAAATTCTCTACCCAGATGGGTAGTCAGGATGCTCAGTGGGAAAGTCTTGATACTGACCGCGAGAATGGATGTATCCGTGACTTGGAACATGCTTATACAAAGGATGGTGGTCTGGCTGTTCTCTTCGGTAATATCGCTCAGAATGGTTGTGTAGTGAAGACAGCGGGTGTGGATCCTGTACTTTGGCACTTTGAGGGTCCTGCGGTTTGCTTCGATTCTCAAGAGGATGCTTGTGAGGGTATTCTTGACGGAAAGGTTAACTCCGGTGACTGCGTGGTTATTACTCACGAGGGTCCTAAGGGTGGTCCAGGTATGCAGGAGATGCTGTATCCTACTTCTTACATCAAGAGCCGCCATTTGGGCAAGGAGTGTGCCCTGATTACTGATGGTCGTTTCTCTGGTGGTACATCCGGTTTGAGTATCGGTCATATTTCTCCAGAAGCAGCTGCCGGTGGTAATATCGGTAAGATTAAGGATGGTGATATCATTGTCATTGATATTCCAAGTCGTTCTATCAACGTGAAGTTGTCAGATGAAGAATTGGCAGCCCGTCCTCAGCAGCCTTTGAAGCGTAACCGTGTGGTAAGCAAGGCTTTGCGTGCATACGCTCAGAGTGTAAGTTCTGCAGACAAGGGTGGTGTCAGAATCATTGATTAA